Proteins from one Streptomyces roseifaciens genomic window:
- a CDS encoding ABC transporter permease produces MHPAHIPGADDAGRTTPSVPRPARDADRPRPTAPAPAGRRHDAALPPWALLLPAGVAALFAVLPLGYLAVRSLERGPGFAWKVVADERTVTLLGHSLGLAAAVVGACLILGVSLAWLTVRTNLPGARAWSVLAALPLAVPSYVAAFAWLSAAPRLAGFTGSALALTLVSFPYVYLPVAAALRGIDPAQEETARSLGLGPVRTFARVTLPQLRPAAAGGGLLVGLYVLSDFGAVSLMRYDTFTRAIHTSYRAGFDRTPAAALSVVLVVMTVALVAAEARTRGRAGHARTGTGTARPATPAALGRLRAPALVWCGAVTAAAVAFPLGTLGYWLAIGNSATWDPTGLLDTATNTLGIAAAGAVLTTVLALPVGVIAARHRGRAAHLLEQAAYAGHALPGITVALALVFFSVRYAYPLYQQLPLLVCAYAVLFLPVAVAATRAAVLQAPPVLEDVARSLGRSPLRTLRDVTVPLAAPGVAAGAALTFVVCMKELPATLLLRPTGTDTLATRLWTETGAGSFAAAAPYAAALILLAAVPSYLLGKHRT; encoded by the coding sequence ATGCACCCAGCCCACATACCCGGGGCCGACGACGCGGGACGGACCACCCCGTCCGTCCCGCGTCCCGCACGGGATGCCGACCGCCCGCGGCCGACCGCCCCCGCGCCCGCCGGACGACGCCATGACGCCGCCCTGCCGCCCTGGGCACTGCTGCTCCCCGCCGGCGTGGCCGCGCTCTTCGCCGTCCTGCCCCTCGGCTACCTCGCCGTACGCTCCCTCGAACGCGGCCCCGGCTTCGCCTGGAAGGTCGTCGCCGACGAACGCACCGTCACCCTGCTCGGCCACAGCCTCGGACTCGCCGCCGCCGTCGTGGGAGCCTGCCTGATCCTGGGCGTCTCCCTCGCCTGGCTGACGGTACGCACCAACCTGCCCGGGGCCCGCGCCTGGTCCGTCCTGGCGGCCCTGCCGCTGGCCGTGCCCAGTTACGTCGCGGCCTTCGCCTGGCTGTCCGCCGCACCCCGGCTCGCCGGATTCACCGGGTCCGCGCTCGCTCTCACCCTGGTGAGCTTCCCGTACGTCTACCTGCCCGTCGCCGCCGCCCTGCGGGGCATCGACCCGGCACAGGAAGAGACCGCCCGCTCCCTCGGGCTCGGTCCGGTGCGCACGTTCGCGCGCGTCACCCTCCCCCAACTGCGCCCCGCGGCTGCCGGCGGCGGACTGCTGGTGGGCCTGTACGTGCTCTCCGACTTCGGTGCGGTGTCGCTGATGCGCTACGACACCTTCACCCGCGCCATCCACACCTCCTACCGCGCGGGCTTCGACCGCACCCCGGCCGCCGCGCTCAGCGTCGTCCTGGTCGTCATGACCGTGGCCCTGGTCGCCGCCGAGGCCCGCACCCGCGGCCGTGCCGGACACGCCAGGACCGGCACCGGCACAGCACGCCCGGCCACCCCCGCCGCCCTGGGACGGCTGCGCGCACCAGCCCTCGTCTGGTGCGGCGCGGTCACCGCGGCCGCAGTCGCCTTCCCACTGGGGACGCTCGGCTACTGGCTCGCCATCGGCAACTCCGCCACCTGGGACCCCACCGGCCTGCTGGACACCGCCACCAACACCCTCGGCATCGCCGCGGCCGGCGCGGTGCTCACGACCGTCCTCGCCCTGCCCGTCGGAGTCATCGCCGCACGTCACCGAGGCCGCGCGGCCCACCTGCTGGAACAGGCCGCCTATGCCGGCCACGCCCTGCCCGGCATCACCGTCGCCCTCGCCCTCGTGTTCTTCTCCGTCCGCTACGCCTACCCGCTCTACCAGCAACTCCCGCTGCTGGTCTGCGCCTACGCGGTGCTGTTCCTGCCGGTGGCCGTGGCCGCCACCCGAGCCGCGGTCCTCCAGGCCCCGCCGGTGCTGGAGGACGTCGCCCGCTCGCTCGGCCGCTCACCCCTGCGCACCCTGCGCGACGTCACCGTGCCCCTGGCCGCCCCCGGCGTGGCAGCCGGCGCCGCCCTGACGTTCGTCGTCTGCATGAAGGAACTGCCCGCCACCCTGCTGCTGCGCCCCACCGGTACGGACACCCTCGCCACCCGCCTGTGGACGGAGACCGGCGCGGGATCGTTCGCCGCCGCGGCACCCTACGCCGCGGCGCTGATCCTGCTGGCCGCCGTCCCCTCCTACCTCCTCGGGAAGCACCGCACATGA
- a CDS encoding iron ABC transporter substrate-binding protein: protein MRRPLARRLIALAAAALILPAAAACGSGDEGGSGKGDKGDKGGKSSLVIYSGRQQALVKPLLTKLEKAVGTKVEVRYGDSAELAAQLLEEGDRTKAALFFSQDAGALGALSKEGRLEELPRQTLDKVGTPYRSAKGDWTGVSGRVRVIAYHPDKVTDVPDSVRDLVKPEWKGKIGYAPTNASFQAFVTGMRVLDGDDATRAWLKGIKANGAKAYGNNIAVLDAVDSGEVSLGLLNHYYWYERVAEKGADKVKAKLHYPRGGDPGALVNVAGVGVLKGTGQSEQARKAVEFLLSKEAQSYFADETKEYPLAAGITSPIKDLPPIASLDSPRIDLGRLDSLRETLAMLQDVGLV, encoded by the coding sequence ATGCGTCGGCCCCTGGCCCGTCGTCTCATCGCGCTCGCCGCGGCAGCCTTGATCCTCCCCGCCGCCGCGGCATGCGGGAGCGGCGACGAAGGGGGATCCGGCAAGGGAGATAAGGGGGACAAGGGCGGCAAATCCTCCCTCGTCATCTACTCCGGTCGCCAGCAGGCCCTGGTCAAGCCTCTCCTGACGAAGCTGGAGAAGGCGGTCGGCACCAAGGTCGAGGTCCGCTACGGAGACAGCGCGGAACTGGCGGCCCAGCTCCTGGAGGAGGGCGACCGGACCAAGGCCGCGCTGTTCTTCTCCCAGGACGCCGGCGCCCTCGGCGCCCTCTCCAAGGAAGGCCGCCTGGAGGAACTGCCCCGGCAGACCCTCGACAAGGTCGGCACGCCCTACCGCTCCGCCAAGGGCGACTGGACCGGTGTCTCCGGACGCGTCCGCGTCATCGCCTACCACCCGGACAAGGTCACCGACGTCCCGGACAGCGTCCGCGACCTGGTCAAGCCCGAGTGGAAGGGCAAGATCGGCTACGCCCCGACCAACGCCTCCTTCCAGGCGTTCGTCACCGGCATGCGCGTCCTCGACGGCGACGACGCCACGCGTGCCTGGCTCAAGGGCATCAAGGCCAACGGCGCCAAGGCCTACGGCAACAACATCGCCGTACTGGACGCGGTCGACTCCGGCGAGGTCTCCCTCGGCCTGCTCAACCACTACTACTGGTACGAGCGGGTCGCCGAGAAGGGCGCCGACAAGGTCAAGGCCAAGCTCCACTACCCCCGCGGCGGCGACCCGGGCGCCCTCGTCAACGTCGCCGGCGTGGGCGTCCTGAAGGGCACCGGCCAGAGCGAGCAGGCCCGCAAGGCCGTGGAATTCCTGCTCTCCAAGGAGGCACAGAGCTACTTCGCCGACGAGACCAAGGAGTACCCGCTGGCGGCCGGCATCACCAGCCCCATCAAGGACCTGCCGCCGATCGCCTCCCTCGACTCCCCCAGGATCGACCTCGGCAGGCTCGACTCGCTCCGGGAGACCCTGGCCATGCTCCAGGACGTCGGGCTGGTCTGA